The following are encoded together in the Streptococcus oralis genome:
- a CDS encoding LXG domain-containing protein has protein sequence MGVKYSVQESQELIQTMTNNLQVANEVTDRLSSGCDHLISSLDSGELTGAAYTAGKGLFTEIIIPCIKKLQAAIDDIQLELTSYKNADAQVSGYGDLDLDQLKELKKLREEQLAIVEAQIQARENWLNQIKDLFTLNWGKVFSEKTILYNTKSQIESGIQDLDDKIEKLEFFVSQVSQYFNDSLEVLGLAIKGATQLSKIIVDSEGNYYADGVDMSWVQKMKDVKIVSYAKRDYQDSETRVINKASRDMMLSDDGDAYYRAELKKRLKGHDKSEWDKIIDDYNHTLKIDETGNIIEIYPFQQGYVVSKNGKYDADYTHLVNKKFDELKAQNFEANSAEFWSGVAQIFSGLGVYFASGALEALSIMAGPPTAGTSIVAGTAASVSGVQYGNVLIASGAVTSLSAITKTVLLNGEIQVNYSSNYDSWKANKPTSKTISGRGGKQIEARVGNRKENIRVDWEPNSGPNGDGLFQVQSGSGKSGYSLNEAIDVNSISSKTDILDWVNKTKKIKNLDKSVKSEIVERIWKGYRNYYGN, from the coding sequence ATGGGAGTAAAATACAGCGTACAAGAATCCCAAGAATTGATTCAGACTATGACTAACAATCTCCAGGTCGCAAATGAAGTCACGGACCGCTTATCTAGTGGCTGTGATCACCTGATTTCCTCTTTAGACTCAGGTGAGCTGACAGGAGCGGCCTACACAGCTGGGAAGGGTCTCTTTACAGAGATTATCATCCCCTGCATCAAGAAGTTACAAGCAGCGATAGATGATATCCAACTAGAGTTGACCTCCTACAAAAATGCGGATGCTCAGGTCTCTGGATATGGTGATTTGGACCTAGACCAGCTCAAGGAACTGAAAAAGCTGAGAGAAGAGCAGTTGGCTATCGTAGAAGCTCAGATTCAAGCGAGGGAGAACTGGCTAAATCAAATCAAAGATCTCTTTACACTTAATTGGGGGAAAGTTTTTTCTGAGAAGACCATTCTCTACAATACCAAATCTCAAATCGAGTCAGGTATTCAGGATTTGGATGATAAGATTGAAAAACTAGAATTCTTTGTCTCACAGGTTTCCCAGTATTTCAACGATAGCCTAGAAGTCCTTGGTTTAGCTATCAAAGGAGCCACGCAACTAAGTAAAATCATTGTCGATAGCGAAGGAAACTACTATGCGGACGGTGTGGACATGAGCTGGGTACAGAAGATGAAGGATGTGAAGATTGTTTCGTATGCCAAAAGAGATTATCAAGACTCAGAAACTCGTGTCATCAATAAAGCTTCTAGGGATATGATGCTATCGGACGATGGTGATGCCTACTATCGTGCCGAATTAAAGAAGCGCTTAAAAGGTCACGACAAGTCTGAATGGGATAAAATAATTGACGACTACAATCACACTCTTAAGATTGACGAAACAGGGAATATCATTGAAATTTACCCATTTCAGCAAGGCTATGTTGTTTCAAAAAATGGGAAATACGATGCTGACTATACTCATTTGGTTAACAAAAAATTTGATGAACTAAAAGCACAAAACTTTGAAGCAAATTCAGCCGAATTTTGGAGTGGAGTAGCTCAAATATTCTCTGGATTGGGAGTTTACTTTGCGAGTGGCGCCCTTGAAGCCTTGAGTATCATGGCTGGTCCGCCAACAGCAGGGACAAGTATCGTAGCTGGTACGGCAGCATCTGTATCAGGGGTACAATATGGAAATGTACTGATAGCTAGTGGAGCAGTAACTAGCTTATCAGCTATCACAAAGACGGTTTTACTAAATGGCGAAATTCAGGTTAATTATTCTAGCAACTACGATAGCTGGAAGGCCAATAAACCTACGAGTAAGACCATTTCTGGCAGGGGTGGTAAACAAATTGAAGCCCGAGTAGGAAATCGAAAAGAGAACATTCGTGTAGATTGGGAGCCAAATAGTGGACCTAATGGTGATGGATTATTTCAGGTTCAATCTGGAAGTGGGAAGTCGGGCTATTCGCTTAACGAAGCTATAGATGTTAATAGTATTTCAAGCAAAACAGATATATTGGATTGGGTGAATAAAACTAAAAAGATAAAGAATCTAGATAAAAGTGTGAAGAGTGAAATCGTAGAAAGAATCTGGAAAGGATACCGAAACTATTACGGAAATTAG